TGCGGCGGGCGAGCGCGTCGCTGTGCAGGACGTCGCCGTCGGTGTCCAGCACCGCGTGCACCCGGGTGGTGTCCCCCTCCTCGACCACGTGCAGACTGAGCTGCCAGTCCTTGGTGCGGACGGTGCCCTCGGCCGCCTCGGCCGTGGTCGGGCGCGGCGGCGACGCCGTCCCGTCGGCGCGGACGATCACCACCGGGCAGACCCCGTGCGCCGCGCAGCGGGCGCTCACCGAGCCGAGCAGCGTCCGGGCGAAGGTGCCGCGCCCGCGGCTGCCCAGGACCAGCAGGTCCGCGTCCTCGGCCGCCTCCAGCAGCACGTCGGCGGCGTGCCCGAGCACCAGGCTCTCCCGGATCTCCACCGGCCGCTCCCGGCCGACGACCTCGTCCACCTCGGTGGTGAGCGTGCGGCGGGCGGTCTCCTCGAAGCCGTCGTCCACCGTCGGCGCGAACCAGCCGTAGAGGGACGGGTACTCCCAGGCCGCCACCGCGTGCACCGTCGCCCCGGTGAGCACAGCCTGCCCGACCGCCCAGCGCAGGGCCGCCTTCGAGGGCGGTGAACCGTCGATCCCGACCACGATCCGGCGTGCGCGGCCGGCGGTCGGCTGATTGCTGGCCATGGCGTACCACCTTCGGCGTCGAGCGTGCGTCCTCTTCCAGGGCTTCCACGGTTTCCACTGCTTCCACTGTGCACGCTGTGCGCGGCCGGGGCCGGATCGATCCCTTCCGAACCGTGTACCGATCCTGTCCGAACTGCGTTCGGGGCGTTGTGGATACCGCGCGGAGGCGTGGTGGAGGAGTGACATAGGCTGACCGTTCTTGAACCGACCCCGGGGGGACCACTCATGCGCCGTGCCGCGGCCGCCGTCGCGCTGCTCATCGGGCTGACCGCCGTCGCGGCCTGCGGGCCGGACGATCCCGGCCCCGGCTCGGCCGCCGAATCCACGGCGCCGCAGGCGGCGCCGTCGGGAGCCCCGGCCGGTGCCCCGGCGGGATCGCCGTCCGCATCCGGCACGACGAGCGCCGGGCGCACCGCCAAGCCGACCGCGCCCCGGCCCGACGGCACCATCACGGTGGCGTTCGCCGGGGACGTCCACTTCGAGGGCCGCACCGAGGCCCGGCTCGCCGTCCAGCCGCCCGAGCGGGCGCTCGGCCCGATCTCCGGGGCCCTCGCCGACGCCGACCTGTCCGTGCTCAACCTGGAGACCGCGATCACCGGCCGCGGCGCCCCCGAGCCCAAGCTCTACACCTTCCGCACCTCGCCCAAGGCGCTCGGCCTGCTCAGGGACTCCGGCGTCGACGTCGTCTCCATGGCCAACAACCACGCCGTGGACTTCGGCGCCGACGGCCTCGCCGACACCCTCGCCGCCAAGGACTCCTCACCGATCCCGGTGATCGGCGTCGGCCGCACCGCCAAGGACGCGTACGCCCCGTACGTCACCACCGTGCGGGGCGTGAAGGTCGCCGTCGTCGCCGCCAGCCAGATCGAGGACCTCACCAACCAGAAGTGGCGCGCCGGCGCCGACAAGCCGGGCATCGCCTCGGCGCTGGACGTCCCCGCGCTGGTCAAGGCCGTGGAGACGGCGAAGCAGCAGGCCCCCGTCGTCCTCGTCTACCTGCACTGGGGCGAGGAGGGGAAGGCCTGCCCGACCGGCGCCCAGACCACCATCGCCAAGAAGCTCGCGGCCGCCGGCGCCACGGCCGTGGTCGGTACGCACGCCCACACGATGGTCGGCTCCGGCATGCTCGGCAACACCTATGTGGGGTACGGCTTCGGCAACTTCCTCTGGTACGGCACCTCCAACTACCCCTTCTCGAACGAGACCGGCGTCACCACGCTCACCCTCACGCGGGATGGCAAGGTGACCGGGGAGGCGTTCGCCCCGGCCGCCATCGACGACAAGGGCATCCCCCAGCCGGTCACCGGCGCCGCCGCCGACGCGGCGCTCAAGCGGCGCGACGGTCTGCGCGGCTGCGCGGGACTCGCGCCCGCGCCCGCCGCCTCGCACTGAGCTCCTCGACGTCCTGCGTCGTCAACGCCTCGGCCACCGCCAGCCCGGTACCGCGCGAGGCCGCCAGGCGCTCGCGCACCTCGCGCGGCGTGCGCGGGCGCCAGCCGGGGCCGTAGCAGCACCTGGAGTGGAAGGTCACGCCGGCGCGCAGCAGTGCGGTGAGCGCCCGCCACCCCGCCTCGTCCCGCTTCTTCGGCACCTCCAGATCGTGCCCGGCGTCGAACAGTTCCTCGCCGCAGCGCGGGCACCCGTTCTGCCCGGCGGCCCCGTGCCTCTTGGTCGACACCCGGCAGGACAGGCACACGTAGTGCCGCCGGGAGGTCTGGGATCGCGTACACATGCGTGCCACGGTAGGAGGTTGACGGCGCGACGGCACCCGGATTTCGCGCGGCGCGGGGCAGCGGCAGCGGTCCTCACCACGTCCCTGGTGGGGGCATGATGCAGGGACCGAGCGGACCGGAAGGCAGAGGGATGATCGAGGCGGAGCTGAAGGCGGTCGTGCGCCAGTCGGGGGCGCTGCTGCGCCGTCTGGAGGGCCGGTACGGGCCGGGGCGGGCGGAGGTGTACCGGGACACCTACTACGACGCGCCCGGCGGCGAACTGCTCGACGGTGACCGTGAGTTGCGCATCCGGGAGGTCGAGGGCGCGGACGGGAGCCGGCGGACGCTGCTCACGTACAAGGATGCCCGGGTGGACGAGGCGTCCGGATCGAAACCGGAGTACGAGACGGTGGTGGCGGACGCCGGGGCCGCGCACGGGATCGTCCGCGGTCTCGGCTATCTGCCGCGGCTCGCGTTCGAGAAACGGTGTCGCAACTACGCCGTGGAGCGCGCCGGTCGGCGCTTCCTCGTGACGCTGGTGCGGGTGCCCGGGCTCGACGGGGTGTACCTGGAGGTGGAGACGGCTGCGGCGGGGGAGGACGAGCTGACGCCGGCGCTCGCCGCCGTGCGCGAGCTGATGGCCGAACTCGGCATCGAGCATGGCGACTTCACAAGCGAGCTGTACACGGACGCGGTGGCCCGGCGGGGGAGGGGCGCCGGTGGCGGAGGTACCGGTCGGGCGGGACGTTGACGGTCGCGCGGGCTCTCGGGTGGGTGTGCCCCTCTGGCTGGCCCTGATTGAATTCGGCGAGACGATCCGTTTTGCCGATCCGTTTCGGCTTTGAGCTGGATCCGTCGAGGCTTGTCCCCCTATAAGGACTGACCCGTGAGCTATAAGGACTGACCCGTGAGTCGGCCCGACGGCGTGGCACCCGCGGTGCGGGCGGCCCAGAAGGTGCGCAGGTCGAAGTCGGCAGGCGGGCGGAAGTCGTGCAGACTCGGCGCCGTCGCGCGAACCCACGACACGGGCAGGACCATCGGCGTGGTGCCAGGTGTGTGGGCGGCCACGAGGTACCAGGCGCCCGCCTCCAGCACCATGCCGTACGGCGAGACGGCGTGCACCTCGTCTTCGTTGCCGTCCGGCGTGCGGTAGCGGACCTCCACCGCCTGCTCGTCCTTGACCGCCTGGGCGAGCACCGGGAGTCGGCCGACGCCCGGAGCGTCGCGGCGCCAGGAGTCGCCGTCGATCAGGAAGCGGGACCCGATGCGGGCCGCGTGATCGCCCACTTCGGCGGGAAGCGCGGCGGCGATCTTGAGCTGCGCGGACGCGGCGTAGGAGGCCAGTCCGAGGTCGGATGCCGGTCCTGCCATGGGCAGCAGGAAGAGCGTCTCGGCCTCGCACGGCGTCAGCCCTGTCAGCCGAGTTCGGTAGCCGTCGAGCAGCCGGTAGCCGCCGTCACGGCCGCCCTCGCCGTAGACAGGGACACCGGAGGCGGACAGCGCCTCGACGTCCCGGTAGACCGTCCGGACCGACACGTCCAGTTCCTCGGCCAGCGCGCGTGCGGTCATCAGGCCGCGGCTCTGGAGCAGCAGCACGATCGACATCAGCCGGCTCGCCCGCACGGTCGCCTCCGTTCCCGATCGACTGACAGAGGATGTCAGTCGATCCCCCCTACCGTTCCCGGCATGGCATTCCACCACAAGTACGTTCAGGCACTCCCGACCGTCGAGATCGACGGCCGGCAGCTCAAGCCCTACCACATCACCCGCGCCGCGGACCGCCCTCTCGCGGCGGAACTCGTGGCAGCGGCCTACGAGACGGCGGCGAAGATGCTGCCCGAGCGCGACGACACGCCGCCCGGCGGCTGGCTCGTGCTGCACGAAGGCCAGGGCGCCCTCTACCTCTGCGTGTACGCATGGGTCTGGGACAACGTCGTCCACGCCCGAGTGGCTGCCGCGGGGGAGCCCTTCCTGGGCTGCCCGGACGACGACCTGAAGCACTGGACGATCAACTCCACCCCCTATGTCGGATGTGTCTGGGAGCTGCCCACCATGGAACACGAGCGCCGGGCCTGGGTCCGCCACATGCTCGCCCCGGACACCCCTGACCTGTCCGGCTACCTGGCGGACCGCCTCCCCGACGGGCCCATCGGGGACTGAGAACGACCTGATCGGCGACAGGATCAAGGGCGGAAGACGTGCCACGCGGGCCGTGGTGCGGCGGGTTGCCGGGGCCCGCGCGAGCGGGTGTGCTGTGCTGGGACCCCGTCACGTCCACGGAAGGGCCCCGGTGCACCATCGTCTTGCCGCCGCCCTGCTGGCCCTGCTGCTCGGCCCTGCCGCCGCCTGCTCCTCCTCGCCCGCTCCAGGCGGCGTCGCGACCACCCCGGCCGCGACTGCGTCGTTCTCGGGCGCCCCGGTCGTTCAGGCCACCGTGACGGACGGGCTGGCCGTTCCCTGGGGCGTGGCCGTGCTGCCCGACGGCGACCTGCTGGTCTCGGAGCGGGACAGCGCGCAGATCGTCCGGGTCGCCGCGGCCAGTGGGGCGAAGACCGTGGCGGGTACCGTGCCGGGCGTGACGGCCGGAGGCGAGGGCGGTCTGCTCGGCATCGCGCTCTCCCCGGCCTTCGCCACCGACCGGCTCGTGTACGCCTACTTCAGCACCACTGCGGACAACCGGATCGTTCGCTTCAGCTACGACCCCGCCCTGCCCGCGGCCGCCCAACTCGGCGCGCCCGCAGTCCTTCTGACGGGCATCCCGCACGGCCCGCGTCACAACGGGGGCCGGATCGCCTTCGGACCGGACGGACTGCTGTACGCCACCACCGGCGACAGCAGCAACTCGGCACTCGCCCAGGACAAGGGCTCGCTCGGCGGCAAGATCCTCCGGCTGACCCCGGACGGCGCTCCGGCGCCCGGCAACCCGTTCCCCGGCTCGCCGGTCTACTCCTACGGCCACCGCAACGTCGAGGGCATCGCCTGGGACGCCGAAGGGCGGCTCTGGGCCTCGGAGTTCGGCGAGAACTCCTGGGACGAACTCAACCTGATCCGCCCGGGCGGCAACTACGGCTGGCCGTCCGTCGAGGGCATCGGCAACCGGCCCGGGTACATCGACCCGCTGGCCGTCTGGCGCCCCGCCGAGGCCTCCCCGAGCGGCCTCGCCTACGCCGACGGAGCCCTCTGGATGGCCGCCCTGCGCGGCACCCGCCTGTGGCGCATCCCGGTCTCCGGCGACCACCTCGCCGGCCGTCCGCAGGACTACCTCGTCAACGCCTACGGCCGCCTTCGCACCGTCGTCACCGATCGCGACGGCACGCTCCTGCTGGTCACCAACAACACCGACGGCCGTGGCGACCTCCGCCCCGGCGACGACCGGATCCTCCGGTTCACCGTGGCGAAGTAGGCTGCGGAGCAGCGTCGCCCACCACCCCCGCAGCGGGCACGCACGCGCCGCCCGCCCACGCCGCCTCCGCGCCGCACGGAACGTCTCGTCCCGGATCTCCACCACGTGCCGCATGGGTGCCTCCTCGTTCGAGTACCGCTTCACCCACGCACAGCCCATCAGCACCCGCGCCGATTCCGGCCTCGCCCCGAAGTCACCCGATCGGGGTTCAACCCCTCTGGCGGCGACCAGGCCGTTCACTCGTTCGAGGGGTTTGGCGTCGCCAGGCCGCACACCGGCCTCCTGGGACAGAAAGACCTAGCGGTGAGCGCTCACCGCCGCCCGGCGAGGGCGTCGCGGCGGACCCGGTCGAGCAGGGCGAGCAGCAGCTCCTTGCTGGACGCCCGCTCCCGCACGTCGCAGAGGACGATCGGCACCTCCGGGCCGAGGTCGAGGGCTCGGCGGACGTCCTCCGGCGTGGCCTCGCGCCGGCCGTGGAAGCAGTTGACGCCGACCGCGAACGGGATGCCGCGCTGCTCGAAGAAGTCCACGGCGGCGAAGCTGGATTCGAGTCGCCGGGTGTCGGCGAGGACGATCGCGCCCAGGGCGCCGAGCGCGAGGTCGTCCCACATGAACCAGAACCGGAACTGCCCGGGCGTGCCGAAGAGGTAGAGCACGAGGTCATCGCGGACGGTGATCCGCCCGAAGTCCATGGCCACGGTGGTGGTGGACTTGTCCTGGATGCCCTCCAGGCTGTCGACCCCGATGCTGGCACGGGTCATCCGCTCCTCGGTCTGCAGCGGTTCGATCTCGCTGACGGAGCCGACCATGGTGGTCTTGCCGACGCCGAATCCGCCGGCGACGAGGATCTTGACCGCGCCCGGCACCAGGCTCTGGGTCGTCAATTCGGGTCTCCTGGAGTGGGGCTGGGGGCTTCGCGGAGAGATGCCGGTCGGTGTGGCGGCCGGTTCAGCGGTGCAGGTTCGGCGCCATTGGTTCGGAGCCGCCGGTTCGGAGCCAGCGATTCAGAGCCGGCGATTCAGAGCCGGCGATTCAGAGCCGGCGGACGCCCTCGATCACGGCCTGGATCAGCGAGATGTCCGGCGCCTCGGCGAGCTGGACCGGGGCGCGGGTGAGGATCAGTCGTGCCTCGGCCAGGTCGTCCAGCAGCACCTTGACCACGCTCACCGGGAGGTCGAGCGTGGCCGCGATCTCGGCCACGGCCAGCGGGCGTTCGCGGCACAGGTCGAGGATCGCGGCCGGTTCGGGTGCGAGCCGGCTGGTGTCGGTGCGCGGGTCGGCGGTCACGACGAGGGTGATCAGCGCGAAGCCGTCACGGGCCGGGCCGGTGCGCCCGTTGGTGATCGCGTAAGGACGGACCAGATGGCCTGCGTCCTTGTCGAAGAACCAGGCCTCGTCGGTGTCGGCGGTCACGCACCGCCACCCACGCCGACCTGGCCGGCGTCGCTGCGCGGCGCCGCGGTGAGGTACTGGCCGACCTGCTTGACCAGCATGTTGATCTCGTAGGCCATCAGTCCGGCGTCCACCTGCTCGCTGGTGAGCACGGCGAGGCGGGCGCCCTGGCCGGCCGTGGTGACGAAGAGGAACAGCTGGTCCATCTCGATCACGGTCTGCCGGACCCGACCGCCGTTGAACCGGTGGCCGGCGCCGCGCGCGAGGCTCTGCAGGCCGGAGGCGACGGCGGACAGGTGCTCGGCGTCGGCCCGGTCGACGCCCTGCGACATGCCGACCAGCAGGCCGTCCTCGGAGAGGACGATGGCGTGCCGGGTCTCGGGTACCCGCGCCACCAGCTGGTCCAGCAGCCAGTTGAGGTCGCGCTGGGTGTCGGTCTGCTGCGTCATCACTGCTGTTCCTTGGCTTCCTGGGCGGCGGACGGTGCGGTCGGCGCGTCCGGTTCGGGGTCGGCCGCGCGGGCGGTCCGGGTGCCGCGCTGGATGGCGGCCATGGTGGCGCGGGAGCGCTGCGGGGACGGATCGTCGGCCTCGGCGGTGCCGTACCGGGTGCCGGCAGGGGCGGCATGGCCGGCGAAGCCGGGGAGTCCGGCGGGCGGGGGCATCATGGCGCCGGGCGCGTGGGCCTCTCGCAGCTGCTCGGCGAGGCTGGCGTTGCGGACCCGCTGCGGCAGGACGCGCGGGGTGCGCAGTTCGCCGTCCGGGCCGTGATCCAGGGAGGCCTCCTGGGCGCGTTCGTGGGTGGGCACGGCGCGGTCGGCGGACATGCCGCCGAAGCCGGCCCCGGCCGCACCGCCCGCACCGTTTGAACCGCCAGGCCCGGTCCTGCTGCCCGTGCCCTCCGTGCCGTCCGAGCCACCGAGGCGCTCCGTGGGGTTCTCGGCCAGGTCCTCTGCCAGGTCGTCGTACGGCCGGGGGAGGACGGGCCGCGGGACGACCACGGCACCGGGCAGGCCGGGGATGGTGGAGCCCACGGTCAGGCCGCCGTTGGCGGGCGCACCGCCGTCCTGGCCGCCCCCTACTGGGTACTGGGCGAGCAGTTCACCGATGATCGCGCCACTGTCGTCCTCCCCGGGAGCACCAGGAGCGCCAGAAACACCCGGCAGCGCCGGAGCCGCCCTGACTGCCTCGGGAATCGCAGGAACCACAGGAGCCCCACCGCCCAGGAGCCCGCCGAGCACCCCGGCCAGCGCGCCCGACAACTCGTCGTCCACCTCGCCGAGATCGCCGTCCCCGGCCGGCAGCGGCTCGGGCACCGGCGTCCGCGTGACGCGCGCGCCGGACGGCAGCCCGGGCACCGCGGCCGGCTGCTCCGCCTGCTCCAGCAGCACCGAGGGCACCAGCACGACGGCCCGGGTGCCGCCGTACGGCGAGGGCCGCAGGGTCACCTGGATCTCGTGCCGGGCGGCCAGGCGCGCGACGACGAACAGGCCGAGCCGCAGGTCGTCGCCGAGCGCGGAGACGTCCAGCTCGGGCGGGTTGGCCAGGTAGTCGTTGAGCCGCTCGTACTCCTCCTCGCTCATGCCGAGGCCGCGGTCCTCGACCTCGACGGCGAGGCCCTTGGGGACCTCCTGCGCGGAGACCTGCACCTGGGTGTACGGCGGGGAGAAGGTGGTGCCGTTCTCGATCAGCTCGGCGATGAGGTGGATGACGTCGGCGACGGCCTGCCCGCTGAGGGAGGCGCGCGGCACGCCCTGGACGACCACGCGCGCGTAGTTCTCGGTCTCCGAGACGGCGCTGCGCAGCACGTTGACGACGGGCACGGCGTTGCGCCAGCGTCGGGCGGGCAGCGCGCCGCCGAGGATGACCAGGTTCTCGGCGTTGCGCCGCATGCGGGTGGCGAGGTGGTCGACGGCGAACAGTTCGCGCAGCAGGTCGGGTTCCTCGTGCTCGCGCTCCAGCGCGTCCAGCATGCTGATCTGGCGGTGGATCAGGATCTGGGTGCGGCGGGCGATGTTGAGGAAGACCTTCTTCGTCCCCTCGCGACCCTGGGCCTGGTGGACGATGGCGGCGACGGCGGCCTGGCGGACGGCGGCGAGGCCGTCGGCGGTCTGCTGCACCTCGTCGCCGGCCCGCCGGGACGGGGACCAGGTGGGCGGGGTGGGCACCGGCTCGCCGGAGCGCAGCCGTCCGACCACCGCGGGGATCTCCTGATGGGCGAGCGCGAGGGTGTCGGCGTGCAGCCCGGCGAGGCGGGCGGGCAGGGCCCGGGCGGCGCGGACGCCGCGGATCAGACTGACCAGCAGGACCAGGGAGACGGCGGCGGTGCCCGCCAGCAGGGCTGTGCTCTGGCCGGTGTCGCGCAGGAGGTAGGCGGCGTAGCCCCAGGCGGCGGCGAGGCCCAGGCTGGGGACCAGCACGAGGGCGAGGAGCGAGCTGCGGAGGGAGCCGGACGGGCCGGCGCGGTGGCCCGTGCGGGGGGCCGATATGCCTGGCATCTGATTCCTTGTTGCAGGGCCGAACGGCGGGTTGGCCCGCGCGCGGTCCGGCCGGGCTTCAGGGCGCCACGGCCGGGGTTGCCGAACGGTGTGACGTGACGTCATCGTCCGGGCGGGGTGCAGCACGGCCGCCTATGTCAGGAACGCTACCAGTCCCAGGTGCCCTCATCGCAACATCAACTGACGATATCTGAACGGTTGATGGTCACGATGAAAGCTTTCGGCCGAATCGTGCGGCGACGGATCGTCGCAGGTCAAGCAGGTTCGGCGGGGGTGGCGACGGCTCCTCGGGAGGTTGGTGGGCCCTCCCGAAGAGCCGTCAGGAACAGGTCAAAACCGTAGGTATGCTGAAGGGTCGGCAGACTTCTGATCAGGCGGTCCGGCATGCAGGGGTGGCCGGTTCGCTCGGTCCGTCGGCGGTTCTCACTCAGCCTGTGCTCGCTCAGCCCGCCAGCGGCATCGGCAGCACAAGGCCGCCGCGTTCGGCCTGTTCCTCCACCGCCGCCTCGCGCTGGGCCAGTTCGGTCCACGCCCAGCTGGCCAGCCCGGACAGCTCCGCCGACCACTGCTTGCCGTAGGTGCCCGAGGCGACCTGGCCGAGCCGCAGCCGTTGGACGTCCGAGGTGCCGGCGGGCGGGTAGACGTGGGTGGCGTCGCGCAGGTAGCGCTCGATGTGGAAGTCGGCCTGGAGGCCCCGCGCGGCGTGGATCTCCATGGCGTTGCGTGCCGAGTCCAGCGCGTACTCGGTGTTGATGAGCTTGGCGTTCATCAGCTCGGCGTCGCAGGCCTTGCCGTGGTCGAGCAGGTGCGAGGCGTGGTAGGCGGCGAGCTTGGCGGTCATCAGCCGGGACTGCATCTCGCCGAGCTTCAGTGCGATGTTGGGCAGTTGGCTGAGCGGCTTGCCGTACAGCACCCGCTCCTCGGCGAAGCGCACGGTGTCCTCGACGATCGCGATGTGGATGCCGAGCGCGACGGCGGCGAGGTTGAGCCGCCCGTACAGCGTGGAGGAGGAGTAGGCGACGTCCAGGCCCTGGCCTTCCCGGGCCAGTCGGTTTCCGGCCGGAATGCGGCAGTCCTCGAAGACGATCTCGCCGAAGCTGAAGCCGTGCAGTCCGCTCTGCGAGCCGAGGGTGCCGGTGCGGAAGCCGGGGCGGTCGCTCTCCACGAGGAAGGCGGAGAGGCCGCGGCTGCCTTGGCCGGTGCGGAGCACCACGCCGTGGACGTCGCCGATGTGGGAGTTGCCGACGAACCACTTGCGGCCGTTGAGGACGTACTCGTTGCCCTCCCGGCGTGCGGTGCCGGCCATGCCGAGCACGTGGCCGCCGCACTCCGGTTCGGTGACCGCGATGGTCGGCAGCGCCTGCCCGGAGGCGAACTTCGGCAGCCACTTGCGCCGTTGGGCGTTGGTGCCGAAGTGGATGACCTTGGCGACGCCGAGCTGCGAGGCCTGTGCCATGGCGCCCATCGCGCCGCTGACCCGGGCCAGTTCCTCGACGATGACCGTCTTGGCGAGGTGCCCCAGGCCCATGCCGCCGAACTCGCGGGGGATGGTCACACCGATCCAGCCACGGCGGGCGATCTCCCGCGAGAGCTCGAACTCGACCTTCCGGTCGGCCTCCATTCTGGCCACCTGCGGACGTATCTCCTTCTCCGCGAACTCGCGCACCTCCGCCCGGAGACTCTCGTGACGCTCGTCGGTGAAGTACTCCATCGCCATGCTGCGGTCCTCTCGGTTCAGGGGGTGGTCGTGCCTCCGTCCGTGCCGCCGATCCCGCGCCGGCCGCTCGGGGAGTGGGGGTTCTTGAGAGTGGCGGCCGGCTGCCCCAACGCAAAACCGGTGCGTGCGGAACTACGGGCGGCGTCCTCAGGGATACCGTCCGTGTTTTCGGCAGGGCTCATTGTCATATGTCGACCGGGGCCTCTCCAGAGTCGATCTTGGATTGGCGGGATTCCGGCCGTCGAAACCGGAACGGGTTTTGACGGGGTGACGGGTGGGAAGTGATCTTCCCCGTCTCGCCGCCCGGCTGAACGGGCGGCCCACATGCGGTTTTGGCTGAGCATCAGCAGAACCGGTGGCGAACCCGGGAGCGCCGAACGTACCGGATGTCTGATTACATGTGGGTCATGACTGATGTGATGAGCACTCAAGGCCAGTTCCCGGGTGCCGCCGGGGAGTCCGAGCGGACCCGCAGACTGCGCAGCCTCGGTCTCAACGACCCCTCCGCGGACGAGGCCTTCGACCGCTTCGCCCACCTGGCCGCCAGCATCACCCGCGCCCCCATCGCCATGGTCAACTTCATCAACGACGAGCGCCAGATGTTCCGGGGGCTCTACATTCCGCCAAACTCCCCGGAGGTCGTGGCGGACGAGGGCGCGTCCTGGGCCGACCGCGGCATCGCCTTCGACCTTCCCACCCGGCAGATGCCGCTGAGTCACGGCTTCTGCCCGCACGTGGTCGCCCAGCGCTCGCCGCTCGCCCTCGACGACATCCTCGCCTACCCCCGGTTCGCCGGGAACCCGGTCGTCGACGAACTGGGCGTGCGCGCCTACCTCGGCGCCCCGCTCGTCGACGACACCAAGACCGTCATCGGCACCGTCTGCGTCCTCGACCGGGAGCCCCGGCAGTGGGGCCGCGAGCGGCTGCGCGACATCCAGCACCTCGCCGAGGCGCTGCTCTCCGAGATCCGGCTGCGCGACAACCTCCTCGCCCAGCAGCAGGAGATGTTCGCCGCGTTCGACGGCTCGCCGTTCCCCATCATGCTCACCGACGGCCCCGGCCAGGAGATCCGCTACGCCAACGCCCAGCACGCCGAGACCTTCGGCGCGCCGGCGGCGTACGGGGCGATCGGCGTCGGCTACCCGCAGCTCGGCGCGGCCGGCCTCCAGCAGGCCGTCGCCGAGGCGTATCACACCGGCCGGGCCACCGTGCTCAACGACGTCCGGATCCAGTCCGGCCGCGAGGGCCAGCGCGGCCAGCAGATCTTCAGCTTCACCTGCACTCCGATGCGGACCGCGCGCACCGGCCAGATCAACGGCGTCCTCACCGTCGGTATGGACGTCACCGCGCAGTCCCGTACCGAGGAGGAACTCGGCACGCTGGCCGCCCTCCTGGTCGACCGGCTCCAGCAGAGCGGAACCGTCGCCGGCCGCCCGGGCATCGGCGGGGACTCCGGTCTGGTCCTGCCCGGCTGAGCCGCCGACCGGCCGTTCGCGGCACCACCCACCGCACCAGTCCGCAACCGAACATCCCGACGACGCGCCTCGCGTCCGGGCCGTCCAGTGTGGCGGGGCGCCTCTCACCCCCGAGGAGAGGCTCCCCGCCACTTTGCCGTCCAGTGGTGCCGTTTCGTCCGGGGCCGGGCCGTGGGGCGAACCGTCCGCGCCGTCGTCCGGGTCGGGCCGGGTGAACCGTACGTGCCTTCGTCCGGACTGGGCAGGGTGAACTGTCCGCCCTCGTGCCCCTCTCCGGGCCCGGTCGGGTGAACCGTCCGCCCCAGCGCCCCTGTTCGGGCCCGGCCGGCGGCCGCCGGTGGTAGGCATGGGCCGCATGGACTGGTTCGCCGCCCCCGACTACTGGCTGAGCCGGCTGCTCGTCCAGCGGATGCTCGCCGGCCTCTACCTGATCGGCTTCCTCGCCACCGCCGCCCAGTTCCGCGCCCTCATCGG
The nucleotide sequence above comes from Streptomyces kaniharaensis. Encoded proteins:
- a CDS encoding GTP-binding protein, translated to MTTQSLVPGAVKILVAGGFGVGKTTMVGSVSEIEPLQTEERMTRASIGVDSLEGIQDKSTTTVAMDFGRITVRDDLVLYLFGTPGQFRFWFMWDDLALGALGAIVLADTRRLESSFAAVDFFEQRGIPFAVGVNCFHGRREATPEDVRRALDLGPEVPIVLCDVRERASSKELLLALLDRVRRDALAGRR
- a CDS encoding PQQ-dependent sugar dehydrogenase, encoding MHHRLAAALLALLLGPAAACSSSPAPGGVATTPAATASFSGAPVVQATVTDGLAVPWGVAVLPDGDLLVSERDSAQIVRVAAASGAKTVAGTVPGVTAGGEGGLLGIALSPAFATDRLVYAYFSTTADNRIVRFSYDPALPAAAQLGAPAVLLTGIPHGPRHNGGRIAFGPDGLLYATTGDSSNSALAQDKGSLGGKILRLTPDGAPAPGNPFPGSPVYSYGHRNVEGIAWDAEGRLWASEFGENSWDELNLIRPGGNYGWPSVEGIGNRPGYIDPLAVWRPAEASPSGLAYADGALWMAALRGTRLWRIPVSGDHLAGRPQDYLVNAYGRLRTVVTDRDGTLLLVTNNTDGRGDLRPGDDRILRFTVAK
- a CDS encoding universal stress protein gives rise to the protein MASNQPTAGRARRIVVGIDGSPPSKAALRWAVGQAVLTGATVHAVAAWEYPSLYGWFAPTVDDGFEETARRTLTTEVDEVVGRERPVEIRESLVLGHAADVLLEAAEDADLLVLGSRGRGTFARTLLGSVSARCAAHGVCPVVIVRADGTASPPRPTTAEAAEGTVRTKDWQLSLHVVEEGDTTRVHAVLDTDGDVLHSDALARRNPRDTPAPAIGDEFAVGRALVDLGHQLLRAGVQSATGPTEE
- a CDS encoding roadblock/LC7 domain-containing protein, with the translated sequence MTQQTDTQRDLNWLLDQLVARVPETRHAIVLSEDGLLVGMSQGVDRADAEHLSAVASGLQSLARGAGHRFNGGRVRQTVIEMDQLFLFVTTAGQGARLAVLTSEQVDAGLMAYEINMLVKQVGQYLTAAPRSDAGQVGVGGGA
- a CDS encoding CapA family protein, coding for MRRAAAAVALLIGLTAVAACGPDDPGPGSAAESTAPQAAPSGAPAGAPAGSPSASGTTSAGRTAKPTAPRPDGTITVAFAGDVHFEGRTEARLAVQPPERALGPISGALADADLSVLNLETAITGRGAPEPKLYTFRTSPKALGLLRDSGVDVVSMANNHAVDFGADGLADTLAAKDSSPIPVIGVGRTAKDAYAPYVTTVRGVKVAVVAASQIEDLTNQKWRAGADKPGIASALDVPALVKAVETAKQQAPVVLVYLHWGEEGKACPTGAQTTIAKKLAAAGATAVVGTHAHTMVGSGMLGNTYVGYGFGNFLWYGTSNYPFSNETGVTTLTLTRDGKVTGEAFAPAAIDDKGIPQPVTGAAADAALKRRDGLRGCAGLAPAPAASH
- a CDS encoding helix-turn-helix transcriptional regulator; the protein is MRASRLMSIVLLLQSRGLMTARALAEELDVSVRTVYRDVEALSASGVPVYGEGGRDGGYRLLDGYRTRLTGLTPCEAETLFLLPMAGPASDLGLASYAASAQLKIAAALPAEVGDHAARIGSRFLIDGDSWRRDAPGVGRLPVLAQAVKDEQAVEVRYRTPDGNEDEVHAVSPYGMVLEAGAWYLVAAHTPGTTPMVLPVSWVRATAPSLHDFRPPADFDLRTFWAARTAGATPSGRLTGQSL
- a CDS encoding DUF742 domain-containing protein, which gives rise to MTADTDEAWFFDKDAGHLVRPYAITNGRTGPARDGFALITLVVTADPRTDTSRLAPEPAAILDLCRERPLAVAEIAATLDLPVSVVKVLLDDLAEARLILTRAPVQLAEAPDISLIQAVIEGVRRL
- a CDS encoding class IV adenylate cyclase → MIEAELKAVVRQSGALLRRLEGRYGPGRAEVYRDTYYDAPGGELLDGDRELRIREVEGADGSRRTLLTYKDARVDEASGSKPEYETVVADAGAAHGIVRGLGYLPRLAFEKRCRNYAVERAGRRFLVTLVRVPGLDGVYLEVETAAAGEDELTPALAAVRELMAELGIEHGDFTSELYTDAVARRGRGAGGGGTGRAGR